In a genomic window of Penaeus chinensis breed Huanghai No. 1 chromosome 30, ASM1920278v2, whole genome shotgun sequence:
- the LOC125041231 gene encoding probable serine/threonine-protein kinase irlF → MYEQGNRRTQKQANRRTQEQANRRTQELSNRRTQELSHRRTQKQTNRRTQELTNKRTQKQTNRRTQELSNRRTQEQTNRRTQELSNRRTQEQTNRRTQGQGNKRTQEQTNRRTQEQGNKRTQEPTNRRTQEQANRRTQEQANRRTQEQTNRRTQEQANRRTQEQANRRTQEQGNKRTQEQGNRGTGEPGDRGEE, encoded by the coding sequence ATGTACGAACAAGGGAACAGGAGAACACAGAAACAGGCCAACAGGAGAACACAGGAACAGGCCAATAGGAGAACACAGGAACTTTCCAACAGGAGAACACAGGAACTTTCCCACAGGAGAACACAGAAACAGACCAACAGGAGAACACAGGAACTGACCAACAAGAGAACACAGAAACAGACCAACAGGAGAACACAGGAACTGAGCAACAGGAGAACACAGGAACAGACCAACAGGAGAACACAGGAACTGAGCAACAGGAGAACACAGGAGCAGACCAACAGGAGAACACAGGGACAAGGGAACAAGAGAACGCAGGAACAGACCAACAGGAGAACACAGGAACAAGGGAACAAGAGAACACAGGAACCGACCAACAGGAGAACACAGGAACAGGCCAACAGGAGAACACAGGAACAGGCCAACAGGAGAACACAGGAACAGACCAACAGGAGAACACAGGAACAGGCAAACAGGAGAACACAGGAACAGGCAAACAGGAGAACACAGGAACAAGGGAACAAGAGAACACAGGAACAAGGGAACAGGGGAACAGGAGAACcgggggacaggggagaggagtga